In one window of Rhodopseudomonas palustris HaA2 DNA:
- a CDS encoding GumC family protein, whose amino-acid sequence MRFAFWRRTKGETTSNEPASPAHPAAATASKAERIKAAAKQPVFNKSSPDEPVIVRRTPAPIEPPTNGDIDLRLIGQALARKKHLIIAPTLLALVLSLAIVNLITPRYKSEARILIDGRENIFLRPTGERDEQRNAVDPEAVTSQVQLLLSRELALEVIKQNKLAERPEFDPVLKGINPLKSLLAMVGIGRDPFSMTPEERVLDAYYERLTAYAVDKSRVMVVEFQSQDPELAARVANSIADDYLVLQQNARQAQARSAGQWLSGEIESLRKKVAEAESKAEDFRSKSSLFIGTNNTTLSNQQLGELNTQLGNARALKSDAESKSRLIKEMLQGGRPIEVSDVLNSDVMRRLSEQRVMLRTQLAEQSSTLLDNHPRIKELRAQLADLDRQLRDEAMKLSRSFESDARIASGRVDSLIASLEQLKKQASSTNGQDVELRALEREAKAQRDLLESYLAKYREATTRETIDQAPADGRIISRAIVSNTPAYPKKLPIVLIATLATLILTAGGIATGELLRMTQPRAAGLAIPAAEPARTPAAMQAPMFVTPAAAASPPMAPARAGTGEPAAERAADADDIEALAHRLRSGGEAARKLTVLGTGDTADVTATALSLARLLSRDARVVLVDLSESSAMLKAASADPAAPGLAELMQGEASFGQVITRDRSTALHLVSAGRPGFDRNLLQSPRLVVALNALLRVYDHVLLDAGTAADLPAEMLTAQARAVVVPASDMPADARLKMADQLRAVGFSEATMVRAAARPSGRIEPGARTVAA is encoded by the coding sequence ATGCGGTTCGCGTTCTGGCGTCGGACGAAGGGCGAGACGACGAGCAATGAACCGGCTTCGCCCGCGCATCCGGCCGCCGCTACGGCCTCGAAGGCAGAGCGTATCAAGGCCGCGGCGAAGCAGCCGGTCTTCAACAAGTCTTCGCCCGACGAGCCGGTCATCGTGCGGAGGACGCCGGCGCCGATCGAGCCCCCGACCAACGGCGATATCGACCTGCGGCTGATCGGGCAGGCGCTGGCGCGCAAGAAGCACCTGATCATCGCACCGACATTGCTGGCGCTGGTGCTGTCGCTCGCCATCGTCAATCTGATCACGCCGCGTTACAAATCTGAAGCCCGCATCCTGATCGACGGCCGCGAAAACATCTTCCTGCGCCCGACCGGCGAACGCGACGAGCAACGCAATGCGGTCGATCCGGAAGCAGTCACCAGCCAGGTGCAGTTGCTGCTGTCGCGCGAGCTCGCGCTCGAAGTCATCAAGCAGAACAAGCTGGCCGAGCGTCCCGAATTCGATCCCGTCCTGAAGGGCATCAACCCGCTGAAGTCTCTTTTGGCGATGGTCGGTATCGGCCGCGATCCGTTCTCCATGACGCCGGAAGAGCGCGTTCTCGACGCGTATTACGAGCGGCTCACCGCCTATGCGGTCGACAAGTCGCGCGTGATGGTCGTCGAATTCCAGTCGCAGGATCCCGAGCTCGCGGCGCGCGTCGCCAATTCCATCGCCGACGACTATCTGGTGCTGCAGCAGAACGCGCGCCAGGCGCAGGCGCGGTCCGCGGGGCAATGGCTGTCCGGCGAGATCGAATCGTTGCGCAAGAAGGTCGCCGAGGCCGAATCCAAGGCCGAGGATTTCCGATCGAAATCGAGTCTGTTCATCGGGACCAACAACACCACGCTGTCGAACCAGCAGCTCGGCGAGCTCAACACCCAGCTCGGCAATGCGCGCGCCCTGAAATCCGACGCCGAGTCCAAATCACGGCTGATCAAGGAGATGCTGCAGGGCGGTCGTCCGATCGAAGTGTCGGACGTGCTGAACTCCGATGTGATGCGGCGATTGTCGGAGCAGCGTGTGATGCTGCGCACGCAGCTCGCCGAACAATCGTCGACGCTGCTCGACAATCACCCGCGGATCAAGGAGCTGAGGGCGCAGCTCGCCGATCTCGACCGGCAATTGCGCGACGAGGCGATGAAGCTGTCGCGTTCGTTCGAGAGCGACGCGCGGATCGCGAGCGGACGGGTCGACAGCCTGATCGCCAGTCTCGAGCAGCTGAAGAAACAGGCGTCTTCGACCAATGGTCAGGACGTCGAACTGCGCGCGCTCGAGCGCGAAGCCAAGGCGCAGCGCGATCTGCTGGAATCCTACCTGGCGAAATACCGCGAAGCGACCACCCGAGAGACCATCGATCAGGCGCCGGCCGACGGCCGTATCATTTCGCGGGCCATCGTGTCGAACACGCCGGCCTATCCGAAGAAGTTGCCGATCGTGCTGATCGCCACGCTGGCGACGCTGATCCTGACCGCCGGCGGCATCGCCACCGGCGAATTGCTGCGAATGACCCAGCCGCGCGCCGCCGGCCTCGCGATTCCGGCGGCCGAGCCGGCGCGGACGCCCGCCGCGATGCAGGCACCGATGTTCGTCACGCCTGCCGCAGCAGCTTCGCCGCCGATGGCGCCGGCCCGCGCCGGCACCGGCGAACCCGCGGCCGAACGAGCCGCCGATGCGGACGACATCGAGGCGTTGGCGCATCGGCTGCGCAGCGGGGGCGAGGCTGCACGCAAGCTGACCGTGCTCGGCACCGGCGACACTGCCGATGTCACGGCGACGGCTTTGAGCCTGGCGCGTCTGTTGTCGCGCGACGCCAGGGTGGTGCTGGTCGATCTGTCGGAATCCTCCGCGATGTTGAAAGCGGCCTCGGCCGATCCGGCCGCGCCGGGACTCGCGGAACTGATGCAGGGCGAAGCGTCGTTCGGCCAGGTCATCACCCGCGACCGCAGCACGGCGCTGCATCTCGTCAGTGCGGGACGGCCCGGCTTCGATCGCAACCTGCTACAATCGCCGCGGCTGGTCGTGGCGCTGAACGCGCTGCTGCGGGTGTACGATCACGTCCTGCTCGACGCCGGGACCGCCGCCGATCTGCCCGCCGAAATGTTGACGGCGCAGGCGCGGGCCGTGGTGGTGCCGGCTTCCGACATGCCGGCGGACGCCCGTCTCAAGATGGCGGACCAGCTCAGGGCGGTCGGCTTCTCGGAGGCGACGATGGTGCGCGCCGCGGCGCGGCCGTCGGGTCGCATCGAGCCCGGCGCGCGCACCGTCGCCGCGTAA
- a CDS encoding GNAT family N-acetyltransferase: MTMMAVLSEGRSAEHASSSVRPGRIAHVEIFRDMASTEAIWRALEQPEQFSTPYQRFDLLDAWQRHVGRADHVEPFIVVASDAEQRPLLLLPLGLERRFGVRIARFLGGKHTTFNMPLWRSDVARTADANDLAALVAGLRARPDGADVLALSQQPLRWRDLANPMAQLPHQPSINDCPVLLVDPAAPPTDRISNSFRRRLKTKEKKLQTLPGYRYVQARSDADVERVLDAFFRIKPIRMAAQKLPNVFADPGVADFIRQACMTELRGGGRAIEIHALESDDETIAMFAGVADGHRYSMMFNTYTLSEASRYSPGLILMRSIIDHYAAQGYRRLDLGIGSDDYKKLFCKDLDPIFDSFIALSPRGRPAAAAMASIARAKRVVKQTPALMQIAQRLRSALHR, encoded by the coding sequence ATGACGATGATGGCCGTGCTCAGCGAAGGCCGTTCCGCGGAACACGCGTCGTCGTCGGTGCGTCCCGGTCGCATCGCACATGTCGAGATTTTCCGCGACATGGCCTCGACGGAAGCGATCTGGCGCGCGCTGGAACAGCCCGAACAATTCTCCACGCCGTATCAGAGGTTCGACTTGCTCGACGCGTGGCAGCGCCATGTCGGCCGCGCCGATCATGTCGAACCCTTCATCGTGGTGGCCAGCGACGCCGAGCAGCGGCCCTTGCTGCTGCTGCCGCTCGGCCTGGAGCGGCGCTTCGGCGTTCGGATCGCGCGCTTCCTCGGCGGCAAGCACACGACGTTCAACATGCCGCTGTGGCGCAGCGATGTCGCGCGGACCGCGGATGCGAACGACCTCGCCGCCCTTGTCGCAGGCCTGCGGGCGCGCCCGGACGGCGCCGACGTGCTGGCGCTGTCTCAGCAGCCGCTTCGCTGGCGCGACCTCGCCAACCCGATGGCGCAGCTGCCGCATCAGCCCTCGATCAACGATTGTCCGGTGCTGCTGGTCGATCCTGCCGCGCCGCCGACCGACCGGATCAGCAACTCGTTCCGCCGCCGGCTCAAGACCAAGGAGAAGAAGCTCCAGACATTGCCCGGCTATCGCTACGTCCAGGCCAGGAGCGACGCCGACGTCGAACGCGTGCTCGATGCCTTCTTTCGGATCAAGCCGATCCGCATGGCGGCGCAGAAGCTGCCGAACGTGTTCGCCGACCCGGGCGTCGCGGATTTCATCCGCCAGGCCTGCATGACCGAGCTCCGGGGAGGCGGCCGGGCGATCGAGATCCACGCGCTCGAATCCGACGACGAGACGATCGCGATGTTCGCCGGCGTGGCCGACGGCCATCGCTACTCGATGATGTTCAACACCTATACGCTGTCGGAGGCGTCGCGCTACAGTCCCGGCCTGATCCTGATGCGCTCGATCATCGATCACTACGCCGCGCAGGGCTATCGCCGGCTCGATCTCGGCATCGGCTCCGACGACTACAAGAAACTGTTCTGCAAGGACCTCGACCCGATCTTCGACAGTTTCATCGCGCTGTCGCCGCGCGGCCGTCCGGCCGCCGCAGCGATGGCATCGATCGCTCGCGCCAAACGCGTCGTCAAGCAGACCCCTGCCCTGATGCAGATCGCGCAACGGCTGCGCAGCGCGCTGCATCGCTGA
- a CDS encoding polysaccharide deacetylase family protein: MSTSGVWTSAGLEIAYFSGLARLAQLGGRGCGVILRFERVRPTRRDRFQPLRSREITPQFLDRLLRALRRWNCDVISPDEVLERIARPDTPGRFVCLTFDGGSRDLITYGHPVLARHDAPFAVYLPTAFPDGLGEAWWLALEQVIAGHDRIALVIDHNERHFDTASTDDKYRVFHFLGSWMRALPPPDLTAAIHDLCRRYGVDLAQLTSSAVMNWEEVARLASDPRVTIGSATVNYPLLGNVGDTVAQREIAMGRAVLRAALGRDAPHFAYPYGERGSFSRRDVQIVEREGFAGAVTAIPGVIDRRAPPRPQMLPRIAWDGRRNSLRGLRVVLSGLMPAAATRLGRRY; this comes from the coding sequence TTGTCAACGAGCGGTGTCTGGACTTCGGCAGGGCTGGAGATTGCTTATTTCAGCGGTCTGGCGCGGCTCGCGCAGCTCGGCGGGCGGGGCTGCGGCGTCATCCTGCGTTTCGAGCGCGTTCGGCCGACCCGCAGGGACAGATTCCAGCCGCTGCGCAGCCGCGAAATCACGCCGCAGTTCCTCGATCGCCTGCTACGCGCGCTGCGGCGCTGGAACTGCGACGTCATTTCCCCCGATGAAGTACTCGAACGGATTGCGCGGCCCGATACGCCGGGGCGCTTCGTCTGCCTCACTTTCGACGGCGGCTCCCGCGATCTGATCACCTACGGTCATCCGGTGCTGGCCCGGCACGACGCGCCGTTCGCGGTGTATCTGCCGACCGCGTTTCCCGACGGGCTCGGCGAAGCGTGGTGGCTCGCGCTGGAGCAGGTCATCGCCGGTCACGATCGGATCGCGCTGGTGATCGATCACAACGAGCGACATTTCGACACCGCGAGCACCGACGACAAGTACCGTGTGTTTCATTTTCTCGGCAGTTGGATGCGCGCGCTGCCGCCGCCGGACCTGACGGCTGCGATCCATGATCTGTGCAGGCGCTATGGCGTCGACCTCGCACAGCTCACCAGTAGCGCGGTGATGAACTGGGAGGAGGTGGCGCGGCTGGCGTCGGATCCCAGAGTCACGATCGGCAGCGCGACGGTAAACTATCCGCTGCTCGGCAACGTCGGTGACACGGTCGCACAGCGTGAAATCGCGATGGGAAGGGCGGTGCTGCGCGCCGCGCTCGGCCGCGACGCACCGCACTTCGCCTATCCGTACGGCGAGCGCGGCAGCTTTTCGCGGCGCGACGTGCAGATCGTCGAGCGCGAGGGCTTCGCCGGCGCGGTCACCGCGATCCCCGGCGTGATCGACCGGCGCGCGCCGCCCCGGCCGCAGATGCTGCCGCGGATCGCCTGGGACGGCCGTCGCAACTCGCTGCGCGGTTTGCGGGTCGTTTTGTCCGGCTTGATGCCGGCCGCCGCCACACGGCTCGGGCGGCGTTACTGA
- a CDS encoding DUF2842 domain-containing protein, which yields MNIRTRKLIGTIALLVLAIVWSLVAMAIAQAPVIAESKWLQIVYYVVAGLGWVLPAMPIVTWMSRPDRQ from the coding sequence ATGAACATCCGAACCCGGAAACTGATCGGAACCATCGCCCTGCTGGTTCTCGCGATCGTCTGGTCGCTGGTCGCGATGGCAATCGCGCAGGCGCCGGTGATCGCCGAATCGAAGTGGCTGCAGATCGTCTATTACGTCGTCGCCGGGCTCGGCTGGGTGCTACCGGCGATGCCGATCGTGACCTGGATGTCGCGGCCCGACCGTCAGTAA
- a CDS encoding COX15/CtaA family protein, with amino-acid sequence MTAAAESERLRPPRVRAVRIWLTVVAALIAVMVLVGGATRLTESGLSIVEWKPVTGTLPPLTDAQWHAAFEGYKTIPQYRELNAGMTLYEFKTIFWWEWSHRLLGRVIGIAYLLPFLWFLWRGAIGPQWKRALWGIFALGALQGAVGWWMVASGLSQRTEVSQVRLAVHLTLALIIYAAIVWTLRRLADKPPIPAAARLKVTAIALLALTLLQLFLGALVAGLRAGRVFNTWPLIDGALIPSAERLWFEQPWWKNLFDNHLTVQFDHRMMAYALWALAAWHAIDAVRSRAGGAASGALWLFAALSLQAVLGILTVLHATPIGLALAHQAVGIVVLTLAVLQVERLTAPRLKALPRAMPVPVGQPG; translated from the coding sequence ATGACCGCTGCCGCGGAGTCCGAGCGTTTGCGTCCGCCCCGCGTTCGTGCGGTCCGGATCTGGCTGACCGTCGTCGCTGCACTGATTGCGGTGATGGTGCTGGTCGGCGGCGCGACGCGTCTGACCGAATCCGGGCTGTCGATCGTCGAATGGAAGCCGGTCACCGGCACGTTGCCGCCGCTCACCGACGCGCAGTGGCATGCGGCGTTCGAGGGCTACAAGACCATCCCGCAATATCGCGAACTCAACGCCGGGATGACGCTGTATGAATTCAAGACGATCTTCTGGTGGGAATGGAGCCACCGCCTGCTCGGGCGGGTGATCGGCATCGCCTATCTGCTGCCGTTCCTGTGGTTCCTGTGGCGTGGCGCGATCGGCCCGCAATGGAAGCGGGCGTTGTGGGGCATTTTCGCGCTCGGCGCGCTGCAGGGCGCGGTCGGCTGGTGGATGGTGGCGTCGGGACTGTCGCAACGCACCGAAGTGTCGCAGGTGCGGCTGGCGGTCCATCTGACGCTGGCGCTGATCATCTACGCCGCGATCGTCTGGACACTGCGGCGGCTCGCGGACAAGCCGCCGATCCCGGCTGCGGCGCGTCTGAAAGTCACCGCGATCGCGTTGCTGGCGCTGACGCTGCTGCAGCTGTTTCTCGGCGCGCTGGTCGCCGGGCTGCGCGCCGGGCGGGTGTTCAACACCTGGCCGCTGATCGACGGCGCGCTGATCCCCTCCGCCGAGCGGCTGTGGTTCGAGCAGCCATGGTGGAAGAACCTGTTCGACAATCACCTCACCGTGCAGTTCGACCATCGCATGATGGCCTATGCGCTGTGGGCGCTGGCGGCCTGGCACGCGATCGACGCGGTGCGGTCGCGCGCGGGTGGCGCGGCCTCGGGAGCGCTGTGGCTGTTCGCGGCGCTGTCGCTGCAGGCGGTGCTGGGCATTCTGACGGTGCTGCATGCGACTCCGATCGGCCTGGCGTTGGCGCATCAGGCGGTCGGCATCGTCGTGCTGACGCTGGCGGTGCTGCAGGTCGAACGGCTGACGGCGCCGCGGCTGAAAGCGCTGCCGCGGGCGATGCCGGTGCCGGTCGGTCAGCCGGGCTGA
- a CDS encoding TMEM175 family protein — protein MSIGHLEMRRIEQLSNTIFGVAMTLLAYQAPREKFTSADPQWREIWHLYGAYLSTLLLSFIVAGMFWYSHQRRLAYASHGNRAEVVFNLFFLLSIILLPVTCGLYGNNYDSPNVTTLYSFNLLLIALFNTVLWAIAAAKRNDWPTLLAPSFSLVLFIIALLACLIDSHWPKFVWPLAFLTPMVSAWVERRRGRDIGADQPG, from the coding sequence ATGAGTATCGGCCATCTCGAAATGCGCAGGATCGAGCAGCTCAGCAACACCATTTTCGGTGTGGCCATGACGCTGCTCGCCTATCAGGCGCCGCGTGAAAAATTCACCAGCGCCGATCCGCAATGGCGGGAGATTTGGCACCTGTACGGCGCCTATCTGTCGACGCTGCTGCTGAGCTTCATCGTCGCGGGGATGTTCTGGTACAGCCACCAGCGCCGGCTGGCCTATGCGTCGCACGGCAACCGCGCCGAGGTGGTGTTCAACCTGTTCTTCCTGCTGTCGATCATCCTGCTGCCGGTGACTTGCGGGCTGTACGGCAACAACTACGACTCGCCCAACGTCACCACGCTGTACAGCTTCAATCTGCTGCTGATCGCGCTGTTCAACACCGTGCTGTGGGCGATCGCCGCAGCCAAGCGCAACGATTGGCCGACGCTGCTCGCGCCGTCGTTCTCACTGGTGCTGTTCATCATCGCGCTGTTGGCGTGCCTGATCGACTCGCATTGGCCGAAATTCGTCTGGCCGCTCGCGTTCCTCACCCCGATGGTCAGCGCCTGGGTCGAGCGGCGAAGAGGCCGCGATATCGGCGCGGATCAGCCCGGCTGA
- a CDS encoding O-acetylhomoserine aminocarboxypropyltransferase codes for MTERSPGFATLAVHAGAQPDPTTGARATPIYQTTSFVFNDADHAASLFGLQAFGNIYTRITNPTTAVLEERVAALEGGTAALATASGHAAQLVVMQQLLMPGDEFIAARKLYGGSINQFTHAFKSFGWNVVWADPDDIDSFQRAVTPKTKAIFIESIANPAGSITDIEAIAEVARSAGVPLIVDNTLATPYLIRPIDHGADIVVHSLTKFLGGHGNSLGGIIVDAGTFDWSKGGKYPMLSEPRPEYHGLKLQETFGNFAFAIACRVLGLRDLGPALSPFNAFLLMTGIETLPLRMQKHCENAKAIAEFLATHKAVSAVNYSGLASSKYNALARKYAPKGAGAVFTFSLKGGYQAGVDLVSNVKLFSHLANVGDTRSLIIHPASTTHSQLDDAQKTAAGAAPDMVRVSIGIEDKEDLIADLDGALGG; via the coding sequence ATGACCGAACGCAGCCCGGGATTTGCCACGCTCGCGGTTCACGCCGGCGCGCAGCCCGATCCCACCACCGGGGCGCGGGCGACGCCGATCTACCAGACCACCTCCTTCGTGTTCAACGACGCCGACCACGCCGCCTCGCTGTTCGGCCTGCAGGCGTTCGGCAACATCTACACCCGCATCACCAATCCGACGACGGCGGTGCTCGAGGAGCGCGTCGCCGCGCTCGAAGGCGGCACCGCGGCGCTCGCGACCGCGTCCGGCCACGCCGCGCAGCTCGTGGTGATGCAGCAATTGCTGATGCCCGGCGACGAATTCATCGCCGCGCGAAAACTCTACGGCGGCTCGATCAACCAGTTCACCCACGCCTTCAAGAGCTTCGGCTGGAACGTGGTGTGGGCCGATCCCGACGACATCGACAGCTTCCAGCGCGCGGTGACGCCGAAGACCAAGGCGATCTTCATCGAATCGATCGCCAATCCGGCGGGCTCCATCACCGATATCGAGGCGATCGCCGAAGTCGCGCGCAGTGCCGGCGTGCCGCTGATCGTCGACAACACCCTGGCGACGCCCTATCTGATCCGCCCGATCGACCACGGCGCCGACATCGTCGTGCATTCGCTGACGAAATTTCTCGGCGGCCACGGCAATTCGCTCGGCGGCATCATCGTCGACGCCGGCACCTTCGACTGGTCGAAGGGCGGCAAATATCCGATGCTGAGCGAGCCGCGGCCGGAATATCACGGGCTGAAGCTGCAGGAGACGTTCGGCAATTTCGCCTTCGCGATCGCCTGCCGCGTGCTCGGCCTGCGCGACCTCGGCCCGGCGCTGTCGCCGTTCAACGCCTTCCTGCTGATGACCGGCATCGAGACGCTGCCGCTGCGGATGCAGAAGCATTGCGAGAACGCCAAGGCGATCGCCGAATTCCTGGCGACCCACAAGGCGGTGTCGGCGGTGAACTATTCCGGCCTGGCGTCGAGCAAGTACAATGCGCTGGCCCGCAAATACGCGCCGAAGGGCGCCGGCGCGGTGTTCACCTTCAGCCTCAAGGGTGGCTACCAGGCCGGCGTCGATCTGGTCTCCAATGTGAAGCTGTTCTCGCATCTCGCCAATGTCGGCGACACCCGTTCGCTGATCATCCATCCGGCCTCGACCACCCACAGCCAGCTCGACGACGCGCAGAAGACGGCGGCCGGCGCCGCGCCGGACATGGTGCGGGTGTCGATCGGCATCGAGGACAAGGAAGATCTGATCGCGGATCTCGACGGAGCGCTCGGCGGCTGA
- a CDS encoding CoA-binding protein, which produces MNHDAYPDDYIRAVLNGVKTIAVVGASPLNVRPSYFVFKYLAERGYDMIPVNPGQVGNSLLGKPFVASLRDIGRPVDMIDIFRASAHVTPIVEEALALTPPPKVIWMQIGVRNDEAAARAEAAGLKVVMNRCPKIEYGRLSSEISWMGVNSRTLSSKRAPVPVKGMRLSLDRASLAGGDTAASDRATRNRGETS; this is translated from the coding sequence ATGAACCACGACGCCTATCCCGACGACTACATCCGCGCGGTCCTCAACGGTGTGAAGACCATCGCCGTCGTCGGCGCATCGCCGCTCAATGTGCGGCCGAGTTACTTCGTGTTCAAATATCTCGCCGAGCGCGGTTACGACATGATCCCGGTGAATCCGGGCCAGGTCGGCAACAGTCTGCTCGGCAAGCCGTTCGTCGCCTCGCTGCGCGACATCGGTCGCCCGGTCGACATGATCGACATCTTCCGGGCGTCCGCGCATGTGACGCCGATCGTCGAGGAGGCGCTGGCGCTGACGCCGCCGCCCAAGGTGATCTGGATGCAGATCGGCGTTCGCAACGACGAGGCCGCCGCACGCGCCGAAGCCGCCGGGCTGAAAGTGGTGATGAACCGCTGCCCCAAGATCGAATACGGCCGGCTGTCGTCGGAGATTTCCTGGATGGGCGTCAACTCGCGCACGCTCAGCTCCAAGCGCGCGCCTGTCCCGGTTAAGGGGATGCGGCTGTCGCTCGATCGCGCCAGCCTTGCGGGCGGCGATACCGCGGCCTCCGACCGCGCCACTCGCAATCGCGGCGAAACGTCCTGA
- a CDS encoding enoyl-CoA hydratase yields MTALPASTANSPSPILLRETIDGGVAVLTLNRPAARNSLSLELIADLHAALDLIGRDDGVRAVVIAANGPVFSAGHDMKELTAHRNDADRGRASFNRIMTACSAMMQTIVLLPKPVIAAVQGVATAAGCQLVASCDLAVASERATFATPGVDIGLFCSTPMVALTRNVPRKHAMHMLLTGEPVKADEARAIGLINRVVPHGTERDAAIALAETIASKSSHTVKIGKEAFYRQAELNLADAYHYASQVMAENMMAADAEEGIGAFLDKRKPEWKDR; encoded by the coding sequence ATGACTGCCCTGCCCGCCTCTACGGCGAATTCTCCGTCGCCGATCCTGTTGCGCGAGACGATCGACGGCGGTGTCGCGGTGCTGACGCTGAATCGTCCGGCCGCGCGCAACAGCCTGTCGCTGGAACTGATTGCGGATTTGCACGCCGCGCTCGATCTGATCGGCCGCGACGACGGCGTGCGCGCCGTGGTGATCGCCGCCAACGGGCCTGTGTTCTCGGCCGGCCACGACATGAAGGAACTGACCGCCCATCGCAACGATGCCGACCGCGGCCGCGCCAGCTTCAACCGGATCATGACCGCGTGCAGCGCAATGATGCAGACCATCGTGTTGCTGCCGAAGCCGGTGATCGCGGCGGTGCAAGGCGTCGCCACCGCCGCCGGCTGCCAGCTGGTCGCGAGCTGCGATCTCGCGGTCGCCTCCGAGCGGGCGACCTTCGCGACGCCCGGCGTCGACATCGGCCTGTTCTGTTCGACGCCGATGGTGGCGCTGACCCGCAACGTGCCGCGCAAGCACGCGATGCACATGCTGCTGACAGGCGAACCGGTGAAGGCCGACGAAGCCCGCGCGATCGGATTGATCAATCGCGTCGTCCCCCACGGCACCGAACGCGATGCCGCGATCGCCCTCGCCGAAACCATCGCGAGCAAGTCGTCGCACACCGTCAAGATCGGCAAGGAAGCGTTCTATCGTCAGGCCGAGCTGAATCTCGCCGACGCCTATCACTACGCCTCGCAGGTCATGGCCGAGAACATGATGGCCGCCGACGCCGAAGAAGGCATCGGCGCCTTCCTCGACAAGCGCAAGCCGGAGTGGAAGGATCGCTAG
- a CDS encoding PaaI family thioesterase: MTHARMSVADLESFLNREFPQAFGYGDISIESADGRSSLLRQRYSDRMLRPGGTVSGPTLMALADFAMYVVLLSAIGPVALAVTTNLNINFLRKGQPGQDVVAVARLLKLGKRLAVGEVTLLSGTSPDPIAHVTSTYSIPIA; encoded by the coding sequence ATGACACATGCGAGAATGAGCGTAGCCGATCTCGAGAGTTTTTTGAATCGTGAGTTTCCGCAGGCTTTCGGCTACGGCGACATTTCAATCGAATCCGCGGACGGTCGCTCCAGCCTGCTGCGGCAGCGTTACAGCGATCGCATGCTGCGACCCGGCGGAACCGTCTCGGGGCCGACGCTGATGGCGCTGGCGGATTTCGCGATGTACGTGGTGCTGCTGTCGGCGATCGGCCCGGTCGCGCTCGCCGTCACCACCAATCTCAACATCAATTTCCTGCGCAAGGGCCAGCCCGGACAGGATGTCGTTGCGGTGGCGCGGCTGCTCAAGCTCGGCAAGCGGCTTGCGGTCGGCGAGGTGACGCTGCTGTCGGGCACGTCGCCCGACCCGATCGCCCATGTCACCTCGACCTATTCCATTCCGATCGCTTGA
- the rplM gene encoding 50S ribosomal protein L13, whose product MKTFSAKPAEVTKKWVVIDATGLVVGRLATLVAMRLRGKHLPTYTPHVDCGDNIIIINAAKVVLTGRKRDNKVYYHHTGFIGGIKERTAKSILEGRFPERVVEKAVERMIPRGPLGRVQMGNLRVYPGAEHPHEAQQPETLDVGAMNRKNKRAA is encoded by the coding sequence ATGAAGACGTTTTCGGCCAAGCCCGCCGAGGTCACGAAGAAGTGGGTCGTCATCGACGCCACCGGTCTCGTGGTCGGCCGGCTCGCCACGCTGGTCGCGATGCGGCTGCGCGGCAAGCACCTCCCGACCTATACGCCGCACGTCGATTGCGGCGACAACATCATCATCATCAATGCCGCCAAGGTGGTGCTGACCGGTCGCAAGCGCGACAACAAGGTCTATTATCACCACACCGGCTTCATCGGCGGCATCAAGGAGCGCACCGCGAAGTCGATCCTCGAGGGTCGGTTCCCGGAGCGCGTGGTCGAGAAGGCGGTCGAACGCATGATCCCGCGCGGCCCGCTCGGTCGCGTGCAGATGGGCAATCTGCGCGTCTATCCCGGCGCCGAGCATCCGCATGAAGCTCAGCAACCCGAAACGCTCGACGTCGGCGCGATGAATCGCAAGAACAAGAGGGCCGCATAA
- the rpsI gene encoding 30S ribosomal protein S9, whose product MSETMQSLDQLSALKTTQPDAPTYTKKVDKFGRAYATGKRKDAVARVWIKPGAGKVIVNSREVEVYFARPVLRMMIQQPLVAAARAGQYDVICTVAGGGLSGQAGAVRHGISKALTNFEPELRGVLKKGGFLTRDSRVVERKKYGKAKARRSFQFSKR is encoded by the coding sequence ATGTCCGAAACCATGCAGTCCCTCGACCAGCTCTCGGCGCTGAAGACGACCCAGCCGGATGCGCCGACCTACACCAAGAAGGTCGACAAGTTCGGTCGCGCCTACGCCACCGGCAAGCGCAAGGACGCGGTCGCCCGCGTCTGGATCAAGCCGGGCGCCGGCAAGGTCATCGTCAATTCGCGTGAAGTCGAAGTCTACTTCGCCCGTCCGGTGCTGCGCATGATGATCCAGCAGCCGCTGGTCGCGGCGGCCCGGGCCGGTCAGTACGACGTGATCTGCACCGTCGCCGGCGGCGGCCTGTCCGGTCAGGCCGGCGCGGTGCGCCACGGCATCTCCAAGGCGCTCACCAATTTCGAGCCGGAGCTGCGCGGCGTGCTCAAGAAGGGCGGCTTCCTGACCCGCGACTCGCGCGTGGTCGAGCGCAAGAAGTACGGCAAGGCGAAGGCCCGTCGTTCGTTCCAGTTCTCGAAGCGCTGA